One window of Watersipora subatra chromosome 3, tzWatSuba1.1, whole genome shotgun sequence genomic DNA carries:
- the LOC137389966 gene encoding Y+L amino acid transporter 2-like, translated as MAKEINSSSGIVAQSMSGETTNSENAPVTLQKSLGLFSAVAMVVGLVVGSGIFVSPVGVLDNAGSSAASLIFWVIGGLSAAIGSMSYVELGTSIPSSGGDYTYIGIAFGPVLQFIFVWAFLMIVFPIANAIIALIFANYILVPIFPDCSPPGNAVTLVAAFVIVLLSVINCVNVSWAARVQNVFLILKVIALIVISATGFVWIAQGKTQYWKSPWEGTSMQPVNWARAIYSGVFSYAGWNYLNLVMEEVKEPEKNLPRAIWISIPMIIVLYLCTNVAFFTVLSPEEMLSADAVAVTFGNKTLGVMSWIIPIFVACSTFGSLNGSIFTSSRLYYVAARKGQLPESISYVSIKWMTPVVSLMFQMVISLFCLISSDIHELINYATFFETVFVGLSVAALLYLRKKFPDMHRPLKVALFFPITFLVFVLFLLCMTLYEGAQSSLIGIAICLSALPVYVICIAWKNKPKSFRRAMKSMNIWLQKLFMCVPDEKEYLD; from the exons ATGGCGAAGGAAATTAACAGCTCGTCTGGAATTGTGGCGCAATCCATGTCAGGAGAAACAACAAACTCAGAGAATGCTCCAGTCACCTTACAGAAAAGTCTAGGACTATTTAGCGCTGTCGCTATGGTGGTAGGCCTTGTTGTCGGCAGCGGCATCTTTGTCTCACCTGTCGGTGTTTTGGATAATGCTGGCAGCAGTGCCGCATCGCTAATATTCTGGGTTATTGGTGGCCTTTCCGCCGCTATTGGCTCTATGTCGTATGTGGAACTAGGTACATCTATACCAAGCAGTGGTGGAgactatacttatatag GAATAGCTTTTGGACCGGTGTTGCAGTTTATCTTTGTTTGGGCTTTTCTTATGATAGTGTTTCCAATCGCTAATGCCATCATTGCTCTTATTTTCGCAAACTACATCTTGGTACCGATATTTCCTGACTGCAGCCCACCTGGAAACGCTGTTACCCTTGTTGCAGCGTTTGTGATAG TTTTGCTGTCAGTGATCAACTGCGTGAATGTCTCTTGGGCTGCCAGGGTACAAAACGTCTTTCTTATCTTGAAAGTCATCGCGCTGATCGTTATTTCTGCAACTGGTTTCGTCTGGATTGCTCaag GCAAAACTCAGTACTGGAAATCTCCATGGGAAGGCACTAGCATGCAGCCTGTAAACTGGGCACGGGCTATTTATTCCGGTGTTTTCTCCTATGCCGGCTG GAATTACTTGAACCTTGTTATGGAAGAAGTAAAGGAGCCTGAAAA AAATCTACCAAGAGCTATATGGATATCCATTCCTATGATCATTGTTCTCTACCTCTGCACGAATGTAGCATTCTTCACAGTTCTTTCTCCAGAAGAGATGCTTTCAGCTGATGCTGTTGCTGTG acgtttggaaacaAGACTTTGGGAGTGATGTCATGGATTATTCCAATCTTTGTTGCCTGTTCAACTTTTGGAAGTCTCAATGGATCCATATTCACCTCTTCACG GTTGTACTATGTGGCAGCAAGAAAAGGTCAGCTCCCAGAATCCATCAGCTACGTTAGCATTAAATGGATGACTCCGGTTGTTTCCCTCATGTTCCAG ATGGTTATCTCTCTATTCTGTCTTATCTCTTCTGATATCCATGAGCTCATCAACTACGCTACTTTCTTTGAAACTGTTTTTGTTGGACTCTCCGTTGCTGCCCTTCTCTATCTGAGAAAGAAGTTTCCAGATATGCATCGGCCTTTAAAG GTAGCGTTGTTTTTTCCAATAACATTTCTCGTCTTCGTTCTTTTCCTGCTATGTATGACGCTGTATGAGGGTGCGCAATCATCTTTGATCGGTATTGCCATCTGTCTCTCCGCTCTGCCAGTCTATGTGATTTGCATCGCATGGAAGAACAAACCAAAAAGTTTCCGACGCGCTATGAAGTCAATGAATATATGGTTGCAGAAACTTTTTATGTGCGTTCCTGACGAAAAAGAATATTTGGATTGA